From a region of the Carassius auratus strain Wakin chromosome 31, ASM336829v1, whole genome shotgun sequence genome:
- the LOC113050135 gene encoding 1,25-dihydroxyvitamin D(3) 24-hydroxylase, mitochondrial: protein MRAHIQKGPQILELLKKKSIGLQHCKPTSSVCVLDSKDAAGSAQPCAHSLDSIPGPTNWPLFGSLIELLRKGGLKRQHEALINYHKKFGKIFQMKLGSFESVHIGAPCLLEALYRKEGSYPQRLEIKPWKAYRDMRDEAYGLLILEGKDWQRVRSAFQQKLMKPTEVMKLDGKINEVSADLIKRIGKAQVDRKIDDLYFELNKWSFETICYVLYDKRFGLLQDNVSQEAMDFITSVKTMMSTFGLMMVTPVELHKTFNTKTWQDHTAAWDRIFNTAKLYIDKNLKKHSNGSTGSFLGDIYHQSHLTKKELYAATTELQVGGVETTANTMLWVIFNLSRNPCAQAKLLKEIQDVVPAGETPCAEHIKNMPYLKACLKESMRVSPSVPFTSRTLDKDTVLGDYTLSKGTVLMINTQAIGLNEEYFDNGKQFRPERWIQEKSSINPFAHVPFGVGKRMCIGRRLAELQIQLSLCWILRDYEIVATDHEPVDAHHSGTLVPSRELPVAFVRR, encoded by the exons ATGAGAGCACATATCCAGAAAGGTCCTCAGATTCTGGAGCTGCTGAAGAAGAAGTCTATCGGGCTTCAGCACTGCAAGCCCACATCCTCCGTGTGTGTGTTGGACTCGAAGGATGCTGCAGGGAGCGCGCAGCCCTGCGCGCACAGTCTCGACTCCATCCCTGGACCAACCAACTGGCCGCTGTTCGGAAGCCTCATCGAGCTGCTCCGGAAAGGAGGTCTTAAAAGACAACATGAGGCATTG ATTAATTACCATAAGAAGTTTGGGAAGATCTTCCAGATGAAGCTGGGCTCTTTTGAATCGGTTCACATTGGGGCTCCGTGTTTATTGGAGGCTCTTTACAGGAAGGAGGGCAGCTATCCTCAGAGACTGGAGATCAAACCATGGAAAGCCTACAGAGACATGCGAGATGAAGCATATGGGCTgcttatact GGAAGGAAAAGACTGGCAGCGTGTGCGTAGCGCTTTCCAGCAGAAACTCATGAAACCAACCGAAGTCATGAAACTGGACGGGAAAATCAATGAA GTTTCAGCCGATCTGATAAAGAGGATCGGAAAAGCCCAAGTCGACAGGAAGATCGACGATTTGTATTTTGAACTGAACAAGTGGTCCTTTGAAA CTATTTGTTATGTGCTTTATGACAAACGCTTTGGACTCTTGCAAGACAATGTCAGCCAGGAGGCCATGGATTTCATCACGTCAGTAAAAACG ATGATGAGCACCTTTGGGCTGATGATGGTGACGCCTGTGGAGCTCCACAAGACCTTCAATACGAAAACATGGCAAGATCACACAGCGGCCTGGGACCGTATTTTTAACACAG CAAAACTTTACATTGACAAGAATCTGAAGAAGCACTCAAACGGCAGCACAGGGAGCTTTCTCGGCGACATCTACCACCAGAGCCACCTGACCAAGAAGGAGCTGTACGCCGCCACAACCGAACTCCAGGTCGGAGGAGTGGAGACG ACCGCTAACACAATGTTGTGGGTTATTTTCAACCTTTCACGTAACCCCTGCGCCCAAGCTAAACTTCTGAAGGAGATCCAGGATGTGGTGCCTGCAGGAGAAACACCGTGTGCTGAGCACATCAAGAACATGCCTTACCTCAAAGCCTGCCTGAAGGAGTCCATGAG AGTTTCACCGTCTGTGCCGTTCACCAGCCGTACCTTAGACAAAGACACCGTTCTGGGCGATTATACTCTGTCCAAAGGA ACCGTCCTGATGATCAACACTCAGGCTATTGGTTTGAACGAGGAGTATTTTGACAACGGGAAGCAGTTCAGACCAGAGCGCTGGATTCAGGAGAAAAGCTCCATCAATCCTTTCGCACACGTGCCGTTTGGGGTCGGAAAGAGGATGTGCATCGGCCGGCGACTTGCTGAGCTTCAGATCCAACTCAGTCTCTGCTGG ATACTACGTGACTATGAGATTGTGGCCACAGATCATGAGCCGGTGGACGCGCATCATTCAGGAACTCTGGTTCCCAGTCGAGAGCTTCCTGTGGCTTTTGTCCGACGATGA